A genomic stretch from Pristiophorus japonicus isolate sPriJap1 chromosome 6, sPriJap1.hap1, whole genome shotgun sequence includes:
- the LOC139266219 gene encoding C-C motif chemokine 20-like — MSALRNCMVAAVFSLLVLNMLSCPVSAFGTNGDCCLKYSMKAMPFQLISGYVLQRSNEICDIDAIIFYTVRGRAVCANPGRKWVKRALEVLSKRLEKMSQENGPAS; from the exons ATGTCTGCTCTCAGGAACTGCATGGTGGCTGCTGTATTCTCACTGTTGGTGCTGAACATGCTCAGTTGCCCAGTATCAGCTT ttgGAACCAATGGAGACTGCTGCCTCAAGTACTCAATGAAAGCAATGCCATTTCAGTTAATCTCTGGCTATGTGCTACAAAGATCAAATGAAATCTGTGACATAGATGCAATCAT ATTCTACACTGTCAGAGGACGGGCAGTGTGTGCAAATCCTGGGAGAAAATGGGTGAAAAGAGCACTGGAAGTTTTGAG CAAAAGGCTGGAAAAGATGTCTCAAGAAAATGGACCGGCATCTTGA